One part of the Solanum dulcamara chromosome 3, daSolDulc1.2, whole genome shotgun sequence genome encodes these proteins:
- the LOC129882009 gene encoding uncharacterized protein LOC129882009 — protein MMGLLRKNENKLRTWVADFSPTCMKLYLEFRAIEHHCNVEFNGDWGYEVSDGEGRHTINLEQKKCTCRIWDLSGIPCPHAIKALTHKKVDPKTEIHWWYSKEAYMLTYKQKIQPVRGQMFWKVNPSNAMLPPDVVKQVGRPKVKRNREPDEASKRKGEWSQSRKGTQMTCSNCGEPNHNKKGCYKEKSAENNAYSKKELTSTSSQSRKMGSEYETQTGTQESTFQPQAATQEFEPYDPDVGNEEDPPLKIMVICESDLRTEKLKTRIVSTGTKNI, from the exons ATGATGGGATTGCtaaggaaaaatgaaaataagttGAGGACTTGGGTTGCTGATTTTAGTCCAACTTGCATGAAGTTGTACCTTGAATTTAGGGCCATAGAACATCATTGTAATGTGGAATTCAATGGAGATTGGGGCTATGAAGTGTCTGATGGAGAAGGTAGACACACTATCAATCTTGAGCAAAAAAAATGTACCTGTAGAATTTGGGATTTATCAGGTATTCCCTGTCCTCATGCCATTAAAGCATTGACACACAAAAAAGTTGATCCCAAAACTGAAATTCATTGGTGGTATAGCAAGGAGGCTTACATGCTAACCTATAAACAGAAGATACAGCCTGTAAGAGGTCAAATGTTCTGGAAGGTTAATCCTTCAAATGCAATGTTGCCTCCTGATGTTGTGAAACAAGTTGGCAGACCTAAAGTGAAGAGGAATAGAGAACCAGATGAAGCAAGCAAAAGAAAAGGTGAGTGGTCCCAATCCAGAAAGGGCACTCAAATGACATGTAGTAACTGTGGTGAACCAAACCACAATAAAAAGGGCTGTTACAAG GAAAAATCTGCTGAAAATAATGCATATTCAAAAAAAGAATTGACTAGCACCAGTTCACAATCAAGAAAAATGGGAAGTGAATATGAGACTCAGACTGGTACACAAGAGTCTACTTTTCAACCACAAGCTGCAACACAAGAGTTTGAACCATATGACCCTGATGTTGGAAATGAAGAAGACCCACCCCTAAAAATAATGGTGATTTGTGAATCAGATTTACGGACTGAGAAGTTAAAGACAAGAATTGTTTCAACTggtacaaaaaatatttaa
- the LOC129882577 gene encoding uncharacterized protein LOC129882577 isoform X1 — protein sequence MFPCSNMLGLIGIVGHATPIEELQWLLSVFAGIIMCKIVYQLTGAISPLFFTGYVKLDDQKKLEWNNRGFSTFHALLVAAASLYLLLESDLFRDGAQDELMINKTSAFSDTILGISTGYFLADLAMIFYYFPALGGTEYVLHHGLSMFAIVQSLLSGQAQIYIFMVLFTESTTPFVNLRWYLDVAGQKNSQLYVCNGVALFLGWLVARIFLFLFFFYHMLSHFDQIKKVYPLGFYSLLTVPPVLALLNIVWFWKIAKGLIKTLRKARHSQ from the exons ATGTTCCCTTGTAGCAATATGTTGGGATTGATTGGCATAGTGGGTCATGCTACCCCCATTGAAGAATTACAGTGGCTTCTTTCTGTCTTTGCTGGTATCATCATGTGTAAAATT GTTTATCAATTAACAGGTGCTATAAGCCCTTTGTTCTTCACGGGATATGTTAAACTTGATGACCAGAAGAAACTTGAATGGAACAACAG AGGATTTTCCACTTTCCATGCGCTCCTTGTAGCAGCTGCTTCTTTATATCTCTTGCTTGAATCAGACCTTTTCCGTGATGGTGCTCAGGATGAGttaatgataaataaaacatCAGCTTTTTCAGACACCATACTCGGG ATCTCCACTGGCTACTTTCTGGCAGACTTGGCAATGATTTTCTATTACTTCCCAGCCTTGGGCGGAACAGAGTAT GTCTTACATCACGGACTTTCAATGTTTGCAATTGTTCAATCCCTTCTAAGTGGTCAagcacaaatatatatatttatggtaCTCTTTACTGAGAGTACGACTCCCTTTGTTAATTTAAGATG GTACCTGGATGTTGCTGGTCAAAAGAACTCTCAGCTCTATGTCTGCAATGGAGTAGCTTTATTTCTTGGGTGGCTG GTTGCAAGAATTTTCTTGTTTCTATTCTTTTTCTATCACATGCTTAGCCATTTTGATCAG ATCAAGAAAGTTTATCCATTGGGATTCTATAGCTTGTTAACTGTACCTCCTGTTTTGGCACTGCTGAATATCGTCTGGTTTTGGAAAATCGCAAAAGGTTTGATTAAGACTTTGAGAAAGGCAAGACACAGCCAGTAG
- the LOC129882577 gene encoding uncharacterized protein LOC129882577 isoform X2, whose translation MESLTLPSSSSTHSCLLFLAFWSNVSSIQVIMVYCILGAISPLFFTGYVKLDDQKKLEWNNRGFSTFHALLVAAASLYLLLESDLFRDGAQDELMINKTSAFSDTILGISTGYFLADLAMIFYYFPALGGTEYVLHHGLSMFAIVQSLLSGQAQIYIFMVLFTESTTPFVNLRWYLDVAGQKNSQLYVCNGVALFLGWLVARIFLFLFFFYHMLSHFDQIKKVYPLGFYSLLTVPPVLALLNIVWFWKIAKGLIKTLRKARHSQ comes from the exons ATGGAGTCTTTGACACTTCCCTCAAGTAGTTCCACACATTCTTGCTTGCTATTTTTGGCTTTCTGGTCTAATGTTTCATCTATACAAGTCATAATGGTTTACTGCATTTTAG GTGCTATAAGCCCTTTGTTCTTCACGGGATATGTTAAACTTGATGACCAGAAGAAACTTGAATGGAACAACAG AGGATTTTCCACTTTCCATGCGCTCCTTGTAGCAGCTGCTTCTTTATATCTCTTGCTTGAATCAGACCTTTTCCGTGATGGTGCTCAGGATGAGttaatgataaataaaacatCAGCTTTTTCAGACACCATACTCGGG ATCTCCACTGGCTACTTTCTGGCAGACTTGGCAATGATTTTCTATTACTTCCCAGCCTTGGGCGGAACAGAGTAT GTCTTACATCACGGACTTTCAATGTTTGCAATTGTTCAATCCCTTCTAAGTGGTCAagcacaaatatatatatttatggtaCTCTTTACTGAGAGTACGACTCCCTTTGTTAATTTAAGATG GTACCTGGATGTTGCTGGTCAAAAGAACTCTCAGCTCTATGTCTGCAATGGAGTAGCTTTATTTCTTGGGTGGCTG GTTGCAAGAATTTTCTTGTTTCTATTCTTTTTCTATCACATGCTTAGCCATTTTGATCAG ATCAAGAAAGTTTATCCATTGGGATTCTATAGCTTGTTAACTGTACCTCCTGTTTTGGCACTGCTGAATATCGTCTGGTTTTGGAAAATCGCAAAAGGTTTGATTAAGACTTTGAGAAAGGCAAGACACAGCCAGTAG
- the LOC129882577 gene encoding uncharacterized protein LOC129882577 isoform X4, protein MESLTLPSSAISPLFFTGYVKLDDQKKLEWNNRGFSTFHALLVAAASLYLLLESDLFRDGAQDELMINKTSAFSDTILGISTGYFLADLAMIFYYFPALGGTEYVLHHGLSMFAIVQSLLSGQAQIYIFMVLFTESTTPFVNLRWYLDVAGQKNSQLYVCNGVALFLGWLVARIFLFLFFFYHMLSHFDQIKKVYPLGFYSLLTVPPVLALLNIVWFWKIAKGLIKTLRKARHSQ, encoded by the exons ATGGAGTCTTTGACACTTCCCTCAA GTGCTATAAGCCCTTTGTTCTTCACGGGATATGTTAAACTTGATGACCAGAAGAAACTTGAATGGAACAACAG AGGATTTTCCACTTTCCATGCGCTCCTTGTAGCAGCTGCTTCTTTATATCTCTTGCTTGAATCAGACCTTTTCCGTGATGGTGCTCAGGATGAGttaatgataaataaaacatCAGCTTTTTCAGACACCATACTCGGG ATCTCCACTGGCTACTTTCTGGCAGACTTGGCAATGATTTTCTATTACTTCCCAGCCTTGGGCGGAACAGAGTAT GTCTTACATCACGGACTTTCAATGTTTGCAATTGTTCAATCCCTTCTAAGTGGTCAagcacaaatatatatatttatggtaCTCTTTACTGAGAGTACGACTCCCTTTGTTAATTTAAGATG GTACCTGGATGTTGCTGGTCAAAAGAACTCTCAGCTCTATGTCTGCAATGGAGTAGCTTTATTTCTTGGGTGGCTG GTTGCAAGAATTTTCTTGTTTCTATTCTTTTTCTATCACATGCTTAGCCATTTTGATCAG ATCAAGAAAGTTTATCCATTGGGATTCTATAGCTTGTTAACTGTACCTCCTGTTTTGGCACTGCTGAATATCGTCTGGTTTTGGAAAATCGCAAAAGGTTTGATTAAGACTTTGAGAAAGGCAAGACACAGCCAGTAG
- the LOC129882577 gene encoding uncharacterized protein LOC129882577 isoform X3, with protein sequence MFPCSNMLGLIGIVGHATPIEELQWLLSVFAGIIMCKIVYQLTGAISPLFFTGYVKLDDQKKLEWNNRGFSTFHALLVAAASLYLLLESDLFRDGAQDELMINKTSAFSDTILGISTGYFLADLAMIFYYFPALGGTEYVLHHGLSMFAIVQSLLSGQAQIYIFMVLFTESTTPFVNLRWYLDVAGQKNSQLYVCNGVALFLGWLVARIFLFLFFFYHMLSHFDQLFLRSRKFIHWDSIAC encoded by the exons ATGTTCCCTTGTAGCAATATGTTGGGATTGATTGGCATAGTGGGTCATGCTACCCCCATTGAAGAATTACAGTGGCTTCTTTCTGTCTTTGCTGGTATCATCATGTGTAAAATT GTTTATCAATTAACAGGTGCTATAAGCCCTTTGTTCTTCACGGGATATGTTAAACTTGATGACCAGAAGAAACTTGAATGGAACAACAG AGGATTTTCCACTTTCCATGCGCTCCTTGTAGCAGCTGCTTCTTTATATCTCTTGCTTGAATCAGACCTTTTCCGTGATGGTGCTCAGGATGAGttaatgataaataaaacatCAGCTTTTTCAGACACCATACTCGGG ATCTCCACTGGCTACTTTCTGGCAGACTTGGCAATGATTTTCTATTACTTCCCAGCCTTGGGCGGAACAGAGTAT GTCTTACATCACGGACTTTCAATGTTTGCAATTGTTCAATCCCTTCTAAGTGGTCAagcacaaatatatatatttatggtaCTCTTTACTGAGAGTACGACTCCCTTTGTTAATTTAAGATG GTACCTGGATGTTGCTGGTCAAAAGAACTCTCAGCTCTATGTCTGCAATGGAGTAGCTTTATTTCTTGGGTGGCTG GTTGCAAGAATTTTCTTGTTTCTATTCTTTTTCTATCACATGCTTAGCCATTTTGATCAG TTGTTCCTCAGATCAAGAAAGTTTATCCATTGGGATTCTATAGCTTGTTAA